The following are encoded in a window of Candidatus Eisenbacteria bacterium genomic DNA:
- a CDS encoding thioredoxin family protein: protein MNGLRMFAAVVMIASLAFLAASSQDAHAAAVVGKTAPAFSLTDLDGKTVKLADFKGKFVVLEWVNFDCPFVRKHYGSENMQKLQKTYTGKDVVWVTICSSAPGKQGHLTAEEAKEATQERGASPTKFLLDPKGVTGRAYGAKTTPHMYVIDPKGKLLYNGAIDDTPSTKVADIPNSKNYVVAALDAALAGKPVETATTKPYGCSVKY from the coding sequence ATGAACGGACTCAGGATGTTCGCCGCCGTCGTGATGATCGCCTCGCTCGCCTTCCTGGCGGCTTCCTCGCAGGACGCGCACGCGGCCGCCGTGGTCGGGAAGACCGCTCCCGCGTTCTCGCTCACCGACCTGGACGGAAAGACCGTCAAGCTCGCGGACTTCAAGGGCAAGTTCGTCGTGCTGGAGTGGGTCAACTTCGACTGCCCGTTCGTGCGGAAGCACTATGGCAGCGAGAACATGCAGAAGCTCCAGAAGACCTACACGGGGAAGGACGTGGTGTGGGTCACGATCTGCTCGTCCGCGCCCGGCAAGCAGGGACACCTGACGGCGGAGGAGGCCAAGGAAGCGACGCAGGAGCGCGGGGCTTCGCCCACGAAGTTCCTGCTCGATCCCAAGGGCGTCACGGGCCGCGCGTACGGCGCCAAGACGACGCCGCACATGTACGTGATCGACCCGAAGGGGAAGCTCCTCTACAACGGCGCGATCGACGACACGCCCTCGACCAAGGTCGCGGACATTCCGAATTCGAAGAACTACGTCGTGGCCGCGCTCGACGCGGCACTGGCGGGAAAGCCGGTGGAGACCGCGACCACGAAGCCGTATGGTTGTTCCGTGAAGTACTGA
- a CDS encoding O-methyltransferase — MPETATQELWTEVDQYLSASLAPADPALVGALDSSTQAGLPEIQVSTVQGKLLHILARVMGARRILEIGTLGGYSTIWLARALPPDGKLISLEADPKHADVARANVARAGLAGVVDIPLGRALETLPAIASASEGPFDLIFIDADKPSIPEYFAWSLKLSRKGSLLLVDNVVRDGKVIEEKSEDENVQGVRRFFDLLAAEKRVSATAIQTVGAKGYDGLAIALVTSDR, encoded by the coding sequence ATGCCGGAAACCGCGACGCAGGAACTCTGGACCGAGGTTGACCAGTACCTGAGCGCGTCCCTCGCGCCCGCCGATCCCGCGCTCGTGGGGGCGCTCGATTCGAGCACCCAGGCAGGACTTCCCGAGATCCAGGTCTCCACGGTGCAGGGGAAGCTCCTCCATATCCTCGCGCGCGTCATGGGGGCGCGGCGCATCCTCGAGATCGGGACGCTGGGCGGGTACAGCACGATCTGGCTCGCCCGGGCGCTCCCGCCCGACGGGAAGCTGATCTCCCTCGAAGCGGACCCGAAGCACGCGGACGTGGCGCGCGCGAACGTCGCGCGCGCCGGGCTGGCGGGCGTCGTCGACATCCCCCTGGGCCGCGCGCTCGAGACGCTCCCGGCCATCGCCTCGGCGAGTGAAGGTCCGTTCGACCTCATCTTCATCGACGCGGACAAGCCCAGCATCCCCGAGTACTTCGCGTGGTCTCTCAAGCTCTCCCGCAAGGGATCGCTCCTCCTGGTCGACAACGTGGTGCGCGACGGAAAGGTGATCGAGGAGAAGAGTGAGGACGAGAACGTGCAGGGCGTACGGCGCTTCTTCGATCTCCTCGCCGCCGAGAAGCGCGTGAGCGCGACCGCGATCCAGACCGTCGGAGCCAAGGGCTACGACGGGCTCGCGATCGCTCTCGTCACCTCCGACCGGTAA